In Cryptomeria japonica chromosome 10, Sugi_1.0, whole genome shotgun sequence, a genomic segment contains:
- the LOC131033357 gene encoding palmitoyl-acyl carrier protein thioesterase, chloroplastic translates to MPAKALRFEGAKMVVSAAAAMMISSSTRIHQCTMQSKICLSTSLHGMVRVSDGSRVFDVNPKKSTPHYKGVGVKINAIAADSLNVNNINVGLNGFVEEETKIESSPNWEGRFVEDGLVFRQCFAIRSYEIGPDKTVSIETLMSHLQETALNSIKLSGSIGDGFGTTIEMSRKNLIWVVSRTQLQMESYPSWGDIVEIDTWVNTSGKNSMEWNWIARDTKTNTVLVQGTSIWAMMNKKTRKLSKIPDGVREEIQPCFTKTKIFEKEGTQKLNKLEDSTASYICSNLSPRWSDLDANQHVNNIKYISWILESMPVSTLQDNELANIALEYRRECMLSHTLQSLSSPQVCNTMDSIYEPPTTCKSTPTLQFNHLLQLQDNGLELLRARTKWRPKIIKAYTN, encoded by the exons ATGCCTGCCAAAGCTCTGAGGTTTGAAGGAGCCAAAATGGTAGTAAGTGCAGCAGCAGCAATGATGATATCTTCTTCTACAAGAATTCATCAATGCACAATGCAAAGCAAGATCTGTTTATCTACGTCGTTGCATGGAATGGTGAGGGTGAGTGATGGTTCTAGGGTTTTCGACGTGAATCCCAAGAAATCAACACCACACTACAAGGGAGTTGGCGTGAAGATTAATGCAATTGCTGCTGATAGCTTGAACGTGAACAATATTAATGTTGGATTGAATGGTTTTGTTGAAGAAGAGACCAAGATAGAATCGAGTCCGAATTGGGAGGGAAGGTTTGTGGAAGACGGTTTAGTATTTAGGCAGTGTTTTGCCATAAGATCATATGAGATTGGTCCGGATAAAACAGTCTCTATTGAAACCTTGATGAGCCATCTTCAG GAGACGGCCCTCAACTCTATTAAGCTTTCTGGGTCAATAGGAGATGGGTTTGGTACCACTATTGAGATGAGTCGGAAAAATCTTATATGGGTTGTTTCTCGAACTCAATTGCAAATGGAAAGTTATCCCTCGTG GGGTGATATTGTGGAAATAGATACATGGGTCAATACATCAGGTAAAAATAGTATGGAGTGGAATTGGATTGCTCGTGATACAAAGACAAATACTGTTCTAGTGCAAGGGACTAG CATTTGGGCAATGATGAATAAAAAGACAAGAAAACTTTCAAAGATTCCAGATGGAGTTAGAGAAGAAATACAACCTTGTTTCACTAAAAcaaaaatttttgaaaaagaagGGACTCAAAAGTTAAACAAGCTTGAGGATAGCACTGCTTCATACATATGTTCAAATTTATCA CCACGTTGGAGTGATTTAGATGCAAACCAACATGTCAACAATATCAAATATATTAGTTGGATTTTGGAG AGTATGCCTGTTTCTACTCTACAAGACAATGAACTTGCCAATATAGCTTTGGAGTATAGGCGTGAATGCATGCTATCACATACTCTTCAATCATTATCAAGTCCACAAGTTTGTAATACGATGGATTCTATATATGAGCCTCCAACCACTTGTAAATCCACTCCTACATTACAATTTAACCACTTGCTTCAGTTGCAAGATAATGGATTGGAACTTCTCAGGGCAAGGACAAAATGGAGACCCAAGATTATTAAGGCCTACACCAACTAA